From the genome of Halomonas sp. 1513, one region includes:
- a CDS encoding (2Fe-2S)-binding protein, which yields MITLTINGQQHELDVPDQMPLLWALRDVARLTGTKFGCGIAQCGACTVHLDGEAVRSCVTPVSQAQDRDVTTIEGIADDTVGSRVQQAWLELGVAQCGYCQSGQIMGASALLKQTPSPSDAQIVEAMDGNLCRCGTYSRIRQAIQRAAEHGEQQA from the coding sequence ATGATCACCCTGACGATCAACGGTCAGCAGCACGAGCTCGACGTGCCCGACCAGATGCCCCTGCTGTGGGCGCTGCGCGATGTAGCGCGGCTCACCGGCACCAAGTTCGGTTGCGGTATCGCCCAGTGCGGCGCCTGCACCGTGCACCTCGACGGCGAGGCGGTGCGCTCCTGCGTCACCCCGGTCTCCCAGGCCCAGGATCGCGACGTCACCACCATCGAAGGCATCGCCGATGACACCGTTGGCAGCCGCGTACAGCAGGCCTGGCTCGAGCTCGGCGTCGCCCAGTGCGGCTACTGCCAGAGCGGCCAGATCATGGGCGCCTCGGCCCTGCTCAAGCAGACACCGTCACCCAGCGACGCACAGATCGTCGAGGCCATGGACGGCAACCTGTGCCGCTGCGGTACCTACTCGCGTATCCGCCAGGCGATCCAGCGCGCCGCCGAGCATGGGGAGCAGCAGGCATGA